One Eurosta solidaginis isolate ZX-2024a chromosome 1, ASM4086904v1, whole genome shotgun sequence genomic window, ttataaaacGGTAAGATTATCGTAAATAAACATCAAAGCCACGGTATTCATTAAATAAGCAAATTGTTTATACGAAAGCGTAAAAAGCCGTTACACGTTAACTATTCACAACAAAAGTTCGCCCAATACTGAATCGCATCGAAATCGGGAGACAAGTGCAGACCGTACTGGCAAACACCTGAAAAAGCCGGTGGAATGCAATGGCATTGGAATAATAGCAAAGAACAAAATTCCATATTTATTTGTTTCATTTCTGTTTCaacttattgttgttgtgactgtgTAGTCAATTGGTAAGGTAGGTGGCTGTTTGGTGTGACTTGTTGGCTTGTTGGTTGTATGGTTGGCTGCTAAGTTGGGTGTCTTGTATGATAGTTTGGTTGACTCTTGATTTGTTTGAGTCATTTTGGGTTAAGCAGGTGCATATATGGACTCTGGATAACATTGAATGTTAAATGATGAAAATGAAGCTGCATTACATTATGTTAAGtacagaaaggtgttaataacatTGCGGTGTTATGTTGAGCGTATCAAAAGGttagggttaggttgaactggccggtcattaaagacctcacatatgtagactgaatgtgtccctagtgttaccagaatttggttgacgatcaaacggaagaaccccaatcaggtgccaggacatatgttgcCCTGGCTATTTTGCCGTCCCTAATAGGTGGAGCCTTGACCTGgggagcgcaggacacgaacacagaacgtgctcaactgttTCTTGCTGCACTAAAGGTATTTAAGTATATAAGACTGACGTGCATATAATTCTAGTAACTAATCTACTTGTACCGGCACGTATCAAAATATCAACTTATTTACCATTCAGGTACCACTCCAATGTCCAAGATGTTTTTGCTGGACATTGCCGTATCTTTCAAAAATGTCTAAAAAtgagcaatcatggacagtctcagCTCTCCTTCAAAAATGTCTAAAAATGAGCAATCGTGAACAGTCTCAGTTCGATTAAAGGGCAACTGGCCATAACAAATTGGATTgactccatgttaagctgcagaatggtCAACAGCTGCAAACAGAGGAAAGCCGTAGGGTGGAGTGTTATCACGCATGCTGAGGAAGCTAGTCATCAAACAGCTGCTAAGGCGGTTCGACACAGGACCAGTAAAACTCTACGCCATGAGTGCATATGACGTCTCGATCACCATAAATGGCAGATTTTGGCAAACAGTCAGATCTCTGATTGACCAGGCACtttgggatgtacatgcctgggcatatGAAGTCGGGTTAACAGCCAACGTTGAAAAATCTAGTTGATATAATTCAGTAGGAAATTTAAGGTCTCGAATCGGAGCAGGCAAAAGCTGGAAGGGGTAGCCTTACAAGAAAAGTgcaacacaaaatatttaggaattagTGGATGAAAGAGCGAAGAAAGCATCGGCATTATTGTATGTACGCAAGAGAATGCAAGGATGTACGTGGAGCCTATCACTCTCACTATCTTATTTGGTATTTTTCGGCGATTGTCAAGTCTATACTTTGCTATGGGGTCCATGCAACAAGGCTTAGGGCCTAGGGGCAGATTGAGTGCAGGCCATATGGCCATATCAGCGTAGCATCATCTAATATAGGGTGCACAGACTAAAAGATTCCGTGCCTACGCTTCGAATGAGATCGACGAGCTACACAAGAGTCGGAAGCTGACAAAAGGGTAAGGAAATTGCTGAACAGCCAATACACTTGGACAATGATTGCTTCAAGTTAATGGAAGCGGCTGGTTCTGCTATTTACTATTTCAGTCCAAAGTACAGTTGATCCTTTAAGCTGCTAAATCACTGCAATGTCTTTCAAgcggaaattgtagccgtgaagGAAGCTACGGAAATTCAGGacgaagcgtgcttaagctgcagtggCATCAATTTATATATTGGTAGTCAGGCCTCTTTTAAGGCAATAATCCTCAATGACCTCCAGTACTTCATTAAGAAGTGGCCTGGAGTGTAAACAAGCATTGAAGAGACTTGACATAAgacggaccatacatctttactgggttagCGATATAAAAGTGATAGAAAATAACGCAAAGGCCAATGAGCTGGCAGTGGAGAGCGCAGTACTCGATGAATCGACGTTGGACGCCTTAACCCACTTGAGAGAAATCAAAGGGAGGCAGGAGTTGCATTTGATCCATTAAGCAGGAAACGCGTGCATAGAAGCGCAGGAATGTTAAATTTCCAAGATCATGTACAAATCTTACAAAACCAGACCAACAAAATTACTCATATTTCTAAATAGAGAAGACTTCAGGCTCATGACGTTATGACGTCACATGATTATAAATTAGGACTCGTCAGTAAAATCAAATGTAGGAGGTGAGGGCTGAAGTAAGGAAGAGTTGATGACGTTCGTGTGCTGCACTCGCGAGGCTAAGGCTTCAGCTTCTAGGGACGGAAGAGTTTGCCAAATATAATAATTGGCgcgaagaggttttaggccgaggtttattttccaatttgcgtcatgctccttttttaatttttcctacaaatttgcagaacgggacctacgtgttttatgccggcttcgaacggcacctgcaagccAGATGAGCTTTATCTGCGAAGCTTTTCAGGACAGAAATATACCCGAAGTGTTTCCCAAATCAGTGCCGAGGGACGAAAAGTCTTCGTTCTAAATATTTAATATTGCTTTGCCCAGGACTTGACCACATCACGGCGATTTTTGTCTTTGAAAGTTACTTCTATTAAGTCTTTGCGAGGTCGATATATggcggccagtttaacctaaccaaACTAAGGTTTTTCAAACTCGCGTTTCGCTCACATTCTGACATTTCGTGCTATACCTGCCAACGAGCAGCTCGACGTCTACGAAACATTGGAAATAAAAACCGGGAATCTTCACGCCTCAGAAATATTCTATAAAGGAAACAACACACGAATCATCTCGTTTGAAGAGAATACCTGGAATTGACGCGCTTAGTGAGGGCTCCCTATACATATCCATGAAACACTCCACCCTTGTCGCCATTGTACATGAAGTATTGGGACTCTTCTTCTGGGAAACTTAAAATTTTGTCATGGTCTACAAGGTCCATAATTACACTTTCGTTAACTTCGAGTCAGTTGCAAGTGTGGCGGATTCTATGTATCGGAGTGACTTGGCGGGTTTCCTGACGTTGGACTCTCATTCCAAagtaattatttttaatattgaacatatataaataaaaatatataaatatatatatataaatgtaattatttttattatgtgGCATACCGCTTAAAAATTGTCCCTTTGGGAGCAGCTCTTTGCAGAGAGCCTAATCCTCATTTCTGTACTCCTGAAGTGTGATAAAACCAGCCACACGTCTACATACGCTCTTGTCTGTATATCTCATGCAAACGATGGTCGCAATAACGGAGATGTTCTGCTTTCCACAGCTGCAATCTCCGCAGTTTAAACAGAAACAGTTCGGGTACCAGTTATTGCCCCATTTCACCTAGCACACGAGTATGAAAAGATCACCATCTTCCGGCTCCTCACACCATTTGCACCGTATGCTACCACAGAAAATACGCGACTGAGACACTATACCAACCTTGGGTAGACTGGGAATTTAAATCTCGGGGCCGCAATCACACGAACGAAAATCCCTTTTATTATCTAGGAGCACGTATCCTTCCTTGAGTTCCAGAGAGTCGGCATTATCCTCGTCACACATGGAAATTCTCTAATAAAATTGCAAGATATTAACTGGGAAAGTATTACGGATAACTGATTTAAAATTGTAAAACCTGCGTATGGCTGCAAAACCTTCCGGGGATTGtctttatcgccacaacaacaaagTTAGATTTTCTGAAGTCGGTTACATCACCTCCGAGTGTCGATCATTCATTGACTTAGAGAAAAGGTGAACGAGATGACTTCAAAGAATTCACAAATTAAACGAATAAAATTTCAGATCATCTGCGATTTTCaatattttgattaaattttttttaacgttttatttatttgcttttttaaTAAAGCCGAGAGCATATGTTTTCATCACTTTTTTGAAGGTTAGAAATTTTCCTAAACGCAAAGcattatttaatttatatatttatgtaagtAGTGTTATGAAACTGAGCCgtccaatatatgtatgtatacgctggttatataaaatattatttatctgTAAGAGTCCGCCTATTAATAATACTAAGCAAGTCGAAAACTTTAGAAGATATATTCCGGAAGATTAGGCTGTAGGCGTTTTACAAACTCTGCCCACGTCGAAAGTTTTGGTAAATTACTGCAGAGACTCAATTGATGACTACAATGATCACAGCTACAATACAAACCCGGCTTACAATCGTTCGCCTCACCATACAACTGACAAGCCTCGCCGAGACCCTTGTAACAGAGGGTGCGTGGAGCGCAGTATTCAGGGTTGAAGTTGATGGTAAAGTTGCCTGTGaaagtaaaaacaatttttaccttAAGTTCGAGAGAAtccgaatattatatacccagaTGTGCACttcaaatgctgttgttgtttgctttgtgtggttataaggctgcgcaataatacatatatcgttctattctgaactcattttcgcaaaaagaaacaaaaaggatacagaggctaacacttATGAACTTGAGTGGGTAAAATACAGTTTAACGGCTACACAATAacaatttattctgggtccagataagcccatataccgaatttggtgaagatatctcaacatttgcttaagttatcgtgttaacgggcgtaCAGATGGAcaaacggactgacggacattgctaaataaatttttttttagatactgatgattttgatatatggaagtctatatctatctcgattcctttatacctgtacaaccaaccgttatccaatcaaagttataataaataccctgtgtacagctgggtataaaaatggatAGAAACCTCAACTTACCATGAACACAAAGATCAGGAAATACATTTGGTGGTCCACAATCAATAGGGCGTATAAACGATTGACtttaaaaagtgaaataaaaatgctttttaataaacttatgtaaatttttgttcacagttttctACTCACATTCCTTCGGTGCCGTTGCGTCCAAAAACTAACGTCAGGCCTAATATTAAGCTGAGCTTGGGTAGCCAACAGATGTGTTTTTGTACGTAGGCACGATGAGccattttttaaacaatttttacaaaataagTTAAAAAGTACTATTTTCGAAGTACTTTTGAAAATTTCG contains:
- the LOC137243869 gene encoding uncharacterized protein, which codes for MAHRAYVQKHICWLPKLSLILGLTLVFGRNGTEGIQSFIRPIDCGPPNVFPDLCVHGNFTINFNPEYCAPRTLCYKGLGEACQLYGEANDCKPGLYCSCDHCSHQLSLCSNLPKLSTWAEFVKRLQPNLPEYIF